In Helianthus annuus cultivar XRQ/B chromosome 3, HanXRQr2.0-SUNRISE, whole genome shotgun sequence, a single window of DNA contains:
- the LOC110931789 gene encoding uncharacterized protein LOC110931789 yields METHVDSSKVYEVCKKVFHDWSWASNASCCMKGTRIIIGWDANVVDVMILDQSDQVIHTQIMFKVDKKSFFCSFIYADNNYKNRRILWQNLYGHHSFIWDKPWGLMGDFNAATFLEDSLSGSSSTNIASREFKECLEKVEVFDVNCYGLHFTWTNRRDKGDAVYKKIDRILGNVHLIDAFPAAAAYFHPYRISDHTPCFLLLPNVARDRPKPFKFVNLLAEKDGFLDEVKQVWSKEVDGFRMFQVVNKLRMLKTPLRKLFYKLGNLHGKVVSARKALDDCQISKDADPLNNELNVQHGQLLQEYKDDVHDKSSYLQQKSKVEWLSLGDTNSKYFHNIVKAKNHKSRIFAIRDVNGILHKGGMVPKALVDHFSMFFGSVGEVSMQPAPDLFRKVLSDEKAMFMARDITDEEIKGAMFAIAGNKAPGPDGFTSVFFKKILGCSG; encoded by the coding sequence ATGGAGACTCATGTTGATTCTTCGAAGGTATATGAGGTTTGTAAAAAAGTTTTTCATGATTGGAGTTGGGCTTCTAATGCCAGTTGTTGTATGAAAGGTACTCGTATAATCATAGGATGGGATGCGAATGTGGTCGATGTGATGATTTTGGATCAGTCCGATCAGGTAATCCATACCCAAATCATGTTTAAGGTggataaaaaatcatttttttgttCCTTCATTTACGCTGATAATAACTATAAGAACAGAAGAATCCTTTGGCAAAATCTTTATGGGCATCATTCCTTCATTTGGGATAAACCGTGGGGGTTAATGGGAGACTTTAATGCTGCTACGTTCTTGGAAGATTCGCTTTCTGGGTCCTCAAGTACTAATATAGCCTCAAGGGAATTTAAGGAATGTTTAGAGAAGGTAGAGGTTTTTGATGTGAACTGTTATGGCTTGCATTTTACATGGACTAATAGACGAGATAAAGGTGATGCCGTATACAAGAAAATTGATCGAATTCTTGGTAACGTGCATCTTATTGATGCTTTTCCTGCAGCGGCGGCTTATTTTCATCCTTATCGTATTTCGGATCACACTCCTTGTTTTTTATTGCTTCCGAATGTTGCAAGGGATAGGCCGAAACCATTTAAATTTGTTAATTTGCTGGCTGAAAAGGATGGGTTTCTGGACGAGGTTAAACAGGTTTGGAGTAAAGAGGTAGATGGGTTTCGGATGTTTCAAGTTGTTAACAAACTAAGGATGCTGAAAACTCCATTAAGAAAATTATTTTATAAGCTGGGAAATTTGCATGGTAAGGTTGTTAGTGCTAGAAAAGCTTTGGATGATTGTCAGATTTCTAAAGATGCTGATCCGTTGAACAATGAGCTGAATGTCCAGCATGGTCAGCTTCTTCAAGAATACAAGGATGATGTGCATGATAAAAGTTCATATTTACAACAAAAGTCTAAAGTTGAGTGGTTATCATTGGGGGATACGAACTCCAAGTATTTCCATAATATTGTTAAAGCGAAGAATCACAAAAGTAGGATTTTTGCGATAAGAGATGTGAATGGTATTTTACACAAGGGCGGAATGGTTCCTAAAGCGTTGGTGGATCATTTTTCTATGTTTTTCGGTTCTGTTGGAGAGGTTAGTATGCAACCAGCTCCTGATTTGTTTCGGAAAGTGCTCTCGGATGAGAAGGCTATGTTTATGGCCCGTGATATTACGGATGAGGAGATTAAAGGTGCCATGTTCGCGATCGCTGGGAACAAAGCCCCGGGCCCGGATGGGTTTACAtcggtgtttttcaaaaaaatctTGGGATGTAGTGGGTAA